In Penaeus chinensis breed Huanghai No. 1 chromosome 19, ASM1920278v2, whole genome shotgun sequence, a single genomic region encodes these proteins:
- the LOC125035093 gene encoding uncharacterized protein LOC125035093: MISYAFDNPCSPTKATDIRLFFKKPKARRALSELGPNDPKANLRMAESLITISTEQFMKKWNFDPIRCQPLPSGRYQWTPVKTIKKRQPRESLDATHDCHHQTTYDPCHSTRLSPVSHCSASLSPSIPPCDSEDSLSAASPHQELDRYLSEAPSHLPLTPKKSSKHKAGPVTPKTKQCKITDYGRQRKRLHSTSKSEEGESEVTPRKKPALSLHSSSE; this comes from the exons ATGATCTCATACGCGTTTGATAACCCTTGCTCGCCCACCAAGGCGACCGACATACGCCTGTTCTTTAAGAAACCCAAAGCCAGGAGAGCCCTGTCGGAGCTGGGCCCGAACGACCCGAAGGCGAACCTGAGGATGGCCGAGAgcctcatcaccatctccacgGAACAGTTCATGAAGAAATGGAACTTCGACCCCATCCGCTGCCAGCCTCTGCCCTCGGGACGCTACCAGTGGACGCCCGTCAAGACCATCAAGAAGAGACAGCCCAGAGAGTCCCTCGACGCCACCCACGACTGCCACCACCAAACGACCTACGACCCTTGCCACAGCACCAGACTGAGCCCCGTAAGTCACTGCAGTGCCTCACTGTCACCCTCGATACCCCCCTGCGACAGTGAAGATAGCCTGAGTGCTGCTTCCCCCCATCAGGAGCTCGACAGATACCTGAGCGAGGCGCcgtcccacctccccctcacgccCAAGAAGTCCTCCAAACACAAGGCCGGACCCGTGACGCCCAAGACGAAACAGTGCAAAATTACAG ACTATGGCCGCCAGAGGAAACGACTGCACTCGACTTCGAAGTCCgaggagggcgagagcgaggTCACGCCCCGGAAGAAACCCGCCCTCTCGCTGCACTCCTCCTCCGAGTAG